GAGATAACGccgaacaaaaacaattacacacacaactacttccatgtatatttttgtttgtgcctGATGACGCACAATGCAAATCAGGCCACCTAAGCGTAGTTGTATGCCTGGATGccaaactatatatacaaaataattaataatgattCTAACAGCACAGCAAGCACTTAATACACTCAAAAGAAAATATCATAATGTTCATTAGTTTAATGAACAAGCTTCGATCATTAGTGGCAAGTTCAAAGTTCTATGCGTTAAAACATTTCTAATTGTTGCTAGCACACGCTTCATCAACAACATATTGTTGCCACTTATttgtcaacaacaatatatcTATAGCGTAACAAAAGCTGATTATCAAGGTTTTTTTCTAACGCTAGCGGAATTCAAGTCTCATTAGTAGCGCTCTCTagttcaaaatttgtttacaacgCAATGCAGCGaagtaaacaaagcaaacacacatacatacatacatacatatatgcaaacacacttagttgtttatttgtttttgtgtcaTGGAaccaaaaatacattttcttGGGGGCTCGACTCGAGCTGTGGAAGCAAAACCAGTTGCTGCTCCGTCAAAGTGGAAACGAGCGTGCCCAATACTTTCATAATAGcttacaacaaacaaatatatatacatatatacacacagatgttttgcttttgtttttgaggCTTCTTTCGTCACCATGGACACACCCCCAGTGACCccgaaaaaattataacagaACTCAATGTGACTTGCGGTCGAGAGAATTTGGGAcgtaaaattttgttgcttccGCTTTGTgcgtttataaaaatttaagtaaatttaattcgCAAAGTGCGTGGTAAATTCAACTGTTACATActgtaatattatattatattatatttaaatgtataccTCATCAATAATGGCACACGCTGATAAGCCCACTCATCGTATTGTAGCGAGTATAAATCCCCAGctgctttattattgttaataaataaaataccatctatatttatatgcataattatttcaCATATTCCTCATTTGTTTGTGCCTAATCAAAAAGAAAACTCAATCACTTTAATTACGCTGAATCGTTAAACTTGGGTCACAAAAACATTATTGACGTCAATGCGAGCTTCAAAAACATATATACTTCcccatatgtatataaaaaaatagtacatacataattaaagttttgtgCGACAATGAGTAGAAGTGATTCTCTTGTTATAAATCGATTTAAAAGCTGACACATGAATTTAATGAATGATTGTTTGCAGGCTTGAACTTTGATCTGCTTATTTATCAGAGGTAATGAAAATTGTGCTGATAAGACACAATCAACTAAAATAAGTATACACATGTCGGCACATGTGTCTGTTTAAATGTGTGTAGGTGCGCATGGGTAAATGCCAATGACTTTCCCAGTTATTggtcaataaataaatgtaagcaaaataagcaataaatgtgACGAATAACAATActcttttgttaaattttagttttcacTCATTGTGAAATCAACCAAATATAGATTAGATCGGCACCCTATCCTTCAAATAAacagctatataaatttatatatatacatcgGACTGACGTAGCTGATGGCTGATAAGAGACGTGTGGATGTTTCGAAGGTCGCTCATTAGAAGCAGAAGAATTCACACGTAGGACTGAACAGTTAACTTCGCAACGATCAGCTGCACTACACTCTTACACATGcacatctgtgtgtgtgtctgtgtgtttgagtGTATTCATGTAACTTCTAGTAACAGGTTTAGCTGTAAGGCAGGAATTAAAGTGGAACGAATTTTGACAGAGCTGAGCGGGGTGTGCACAAGCTGTTGCAATGAATCATTCTACCTGCCACAGGCTGACGAACTTTCTACGTGTGGCAGTGAAATTCCACCTCAACAACAGTAGCATAAGTaagcgtgtatgtgtgtgtaattacaGCGAACAACTAAACCAGTTAATGCAACAAACAAGTCAGCGAGAAATGGAAAAAtagtaaagcaatttatataaactcaaGAGAAAGAGGGCTCGGCACCAACGAATTACAAcgcccaacacacacacacacatacgcaacaTAATAGAATCACGCGATCGATTTAATGACCTTCgcatgtaaacaaaatttcgTGCGTacgtgtatatgtgtgtgcgtgtgtgaacCTATTTTAGTTCACATTCAAGTTtcacatttttgtatttgtggtGTGATATTTGCGTTGTAGTTTTTTATGctcaacaaagcaaagcattgaCGAGCCCCCAAAATACTTTACGCtctatgtatttaaataacatacataactgtataaagaaaatttttacACTGAAACAACATATTATATGGATaggaaattttttttttagaaaaatcTAGAATCATAtgtttgagtttaattttgaTCTAGCCAATTCATAGAATACGCGTGTctaaaaacatacaaacatttattaattaaaatagttttgagCACAGCACATTAGCTTATATACGAATAATACTTTGAACAACAAACGCGATGAgatcacacatacatacatatgtatgtatgtacttaccTAATGGCAAATCGCAAAGCAGGCATGCTGCCGCCAGAGAGCCAGCAGAGGCACCTCCAATTTTCTCGAGCAGTAGATGTGGAGCGTATTTCTTGAAGGATACAGCAACACCGACATGATAAATACCGAGAAAACCACAGCCGGCAAAggataaattcattttgtgtgTCCTTTGCTCAGTATTTCaagattttatatatttttttatagttgtttAATTCGCGCGCTTTTCTGTTTTTCCAAAACGTTTAttaagcttttatatttgcttttatttttccaaTTCTATTTATTCCTTATAGAAGCACTTggtatgaaatttttattttgtctttatttaattaaaccttttatatttttgtacaaCCGCACGTTACTAGATTCGCACAAAACGAACCGTTACTCTCAgctgcttttatataaataaacaacaataagctagggttgttgcttttatatgaaaatatgaaaatatcgATACTTATATTTTCGATACCATTCAGCAAGCATGATATTTCCTACTGGCGATATTTTGAGCGATAGTATcgagcatttaaattgaagaatatctttttttttatttgataatattttattcattaatatcatcaatttatatatttcaatattgaaattttgtaCAAAAATTGCAAGTGCTTGCAAATTTGCACGATTGTCACGATATATACTGCGACTTTCGCGAGTATTTTAAACTTACTTATCACTCCCTGAATAGAATACTAACAGTGCCTGCCATAAAATCAGCATCAATATTTGATtgattacaattaaaaattaaattatgtgtgAGATTGTCATAATGTTTCCAATAGATGTAAGCTGGAATTAATACCTGGAATTGAAATTAGGTCACCCTAGCACCCTACTTTGCTTGCGGTGTTTTACAGCACTGCAATGAAAATTGGagctatacacacacaagacCCATGAAAAATGGAATTGTCGAAGAAATTGCAAGCTTGTGGCTGGTATCTAACGGATGAAGGCATCAAGTCAATAAAAACCCATTTAGGAGTCACTGGCGAACCAGATCCCCGTAAAATTATTGACGAGGCTTTAAATGTAAGATATTCCACACAAACATGTACATAAacctgtgtatgtgtgtttgttatttgtgcaaataatcaataaatactTAGTAAGTTTTTTACttaactataataaatattgtttatagcgAGATTTGCGAGAAATTGGCAGCGGCGCTCTGCCAAGCAAGCGTGACGATATCAACGGCACGCTTGGAGGTCGCATAGTGCTCCAGGTGCTGCGAGTGCGTAACGTATCGGCGCCCAAAAGTAATGAAGAATCAAACAGATCACCAAGGCTTTTGCAGCTGGAACTGAGCGACGGACAAAACTCAGTGCAGGCGATTGAGCTCGACCCAGTGCCTGCATTAAGTATCAATGTAGCACCTGGCACCAAAATTTTCTTCAAAGCCGAAAGACTGCAGCTAATGCACGGTTTCCTTCTGCTGCGTTCCGACGAGCTGCAGTTATTGGGCGGGCGCGTAGATGCGCTGTATGAAAAGTGGGATTTTACGCGTACTATGCTAAAGTACACGCGTAGCGGTCGTCCCGTGCCAGGATCTACAAACCCACCACCTTGGATTAAATTTGGTCAAAATAGCGCACAAATGGAAGAGCCGGATCGAAATTTTAAGAGTCTGCAAGCGGCCTCTGACAAGGATAAGGCGGCCAAAGAGAATGCCGAGTTCACTAAGATGCGCAATGACGCCATCGCTGAGGCTAGTAAGCCAGGTCCTAAGAAGGTTTTCGGAGGAGGCGGTCAGTATATGGCAGATCACAATATGAAGAAAATACTTGACAAGGGATACACAAAGGAAGAGGCCAAGACGGCGTTGCTAGCTACACGCAACAACTTGGAGCGTGCTCTTTTTAATCTTAAGCGAGGCAAAGATGGGCAAGAGGCGCAGGCGCAGGCCCCATTAATGCGTGGACGTGGAGAACGTAGGGAGGGCAAGCGCGGTGCCACCCTCAAGGaagaagctgaagctgccaaGCCTGCAGCGAATGCAACACTCTTTGATTTCCTAACCACCAAACTCCCCACAGACGCACTCCCGGAAACCACTAAAACTTCAGCAACTGCAAACAACAAGACAACGCTGGGATCGAAATACACTGAGAGCAATATAAGCATGCCAGAGATAAAATTCCAAGGCTCGCATGACCGCTCCAGATTTGAGAACAATGTGTCTAGCAGCTTTGCCGCCAATCGTGGCGGACACTATGGCTCACTATCGCGAGGCGGAGGCGGTGGTGGCGGAGGAGGACCACGTAATCGGGGTGGTCGTGATGAGCGTCCGACGCGCGGAAGAGGCACTGGCTACAACGAGCGTCCTGGACCTCCTCCTGCGGCTACTACTGGTGCTATACGTAAGCAGCCGCAGATGTACGGTAAGCCGGAGCAGATGCATTCTAAGCCAGAACAGGCCCACGTTAAGCCGGAGCAGACCCATGGTAAGCAGGAACAACAGCACGGAAAGTCGGTCAACCGGAATGCCCCTGACAGTGCCACCAAACAGACTGCAGAACCGAAATCTGAACCAGATGTTGCCCCTGCAAAGGATACTCGAAATAATAATCGTGGTCGTGGTGACAATGGCCAAAATAGAGGACGTCGTAATGGCCCACCTCCGCCCAAGAGCTCAACCTCGACTAACGATGATGCTGCGCGTCTTACCCAAGCCCTAATGCCCAAGATTATTGAAGACACTGCTAGCCTGAAGATAAGTGCGCCAAAGCGTGAGAACAACAAGCGTGGCGGCAAGCAAACTGGTGGTCAGCAATCCAATCGACCGCAGTCCGACAGCCAAGCTCAGGCAGCTCCAGTTGCAGTTCAGGCTCAAAAACCAATGGAGAAGCCCAAACAGGCAGCTTCaaggcaccagcagcagcaacatcagcagcccAAGCAGACAAATGAAAGGTCTCAATCCAGTCAATTGGCCAATGGATATACCTACGATCCCAGCAAGATCATGGGTTTCCAAAGCAAAGAGGCAAACGACTTTGCCATGAGCTTGCTGAAGAGTCAAGGTGTCAGTATTCCCAACAAGCAAACGCCAGGTCAGTCAATGTCAATATCAATGGCTATGTCAAAGCCCCTGCCAATGCCGAAGCCcatggcaatgccaatgccgaagcaaatgccaaaaccAACGCCAGCCAAAGCTCCAGCTCCTGCAATCACAGCGCCAGCTAAAGCTCCAGCTCCTGCAATCACACCGCTAGCTAAAGCACCAGCTTCCGCAATCATACCGCtagctaaagctgcaaatcCTGCAATCAGAACTCATGCttcagctcctgctcctgcgcCAGCTGAAACTGCAGCTCCTTTAATCGCAATGCTAGATGAAGCTGCAGGTCCTGCAATCACAGCTCCCGCAACCAATTTGAATCTAAAGCAAAGTTCAATTCATTCCGCTGCAGCTCTAATGCCACAGCCCGCTGTTGTGCAAGCACCGCCGGAGCAGTATGGCCAGATGCCAGGTGCTAATTGGGTGTGGAAGCCGCAGGATCTATGCATGGCCAAGTATTGGGATGACGGTCAGGTAAGCTtgttaaataacaaacaattgcttCATTTACTCATTCACGTTTTATCCTTTTAGTATTATGAAGCTCAAGTTACAGGTGTGTCTGCGACAACTTGTGTGGTGTATTTCATCGGCTATGGCAATCACGAAGAAGTGTTAAAATCTGATATATTGCCCATAACTGATGAACAGAATAGACCGCTATCATCCCAGCACCAACAATCTCATCGTGAtgattatcagcagcagcaatctcCTTTCCGAGGTGATCGCGGCAATTAtcaaccacagcagcaatcCCATTACCGTGGCGATCGCGAGAGTTatcaaccacaacagcaggtTTATATTCCCCCACACCAGCGGCGTAATTAAGTGTGCAACTCAAGATATACATATGAGCCCCAGTTGGATTTAAATGGTAATTTTTCGAATACAAATTTGATAAATCtaatattaataatcattGCGCAAAGTGAGCACTAAACGTTATTAGTAGATTTAGCTTATGATATTATTcggcaaaaaaataaattaaaaacttaaagcatgcttgttttcttttagtaataacttttttaatttgttttgaatgCTACActcacattttaaataataaaggcTGCGTGTGACCAGATTGCACAAGATTTTTCTAGTTATAATGTGACCATGGTTACAACACTGGAACGTGCTAGATTATCGATACACTTAATCGATACGGTCACACTTAAACGCTTTCAACACGtgtttaacaataattgtaatattgTGCTGAAGAGTATTATTTtctgaattaaattaaaatgggTAAAGTAAAATTGGAGAAAGCTGATGCGGGCGATGTTTCCATCAAAGTCAGCGGAGATGTGTCAATCAAGGAGGAGGAGACATATGATGACAAACTATTGTTCATCAACGCCATAGCAAAGCCAATGGCAGGCAAGAAGCTGTCCAAGAAATGCTATAAATTGATCAAGAAAGCAATGAAACATAAAACCTTCTTGCGCAATGGCTTAAAGGATGTGCAGACAAGACTGCGCAAAGGCGAAACTGGGTAAGTGGCTACAGAAGTACAAACATGtgatatttatgtatttaatatgtCAATTTCCTGTCatagcatttgcatatttgccgGCGATGTTACACCTGTGGATATCATGTGCCATCTGCCTGCTGTGTGTGAAGAGAAGGGCATTCCCTACACTTATACGCCAAGTCGCGCTGATCTGGGTGCCGCAATGGGCGTGAAGCGTGGCACAGTTGCTTTGCTCATCCGCCAGAATGAGGACTACAAAGATCTTTATGATGAGGTCAAGGAAGAGTTAGCTGGCCTCACCATACCCGTTTGAGCTTCCCTAATAATAGAATACTCTAATTAAGAACTGTACTCCTAAGTgacaaaagtgaaaacaaaaaataaagaggtAGTAATATATCTTAATAAAAACTgttggttgtttttttttttgtctgtccCTTGGGGAtctttttttatagtttttttttaaatattttttgttttaattgcttagttGCTTTATAAATTGGTGTTTACACAGGTTTTCTGTTATGGTTTAGCTTGGATGCCATTGTGTTTTGAATAAATGTTCAAAatgttttgtgctttttaaaATGGTTTGATAATTTAAACAGTTCAATAGCTATgaattacataaatatgttacagttgtttttatttcagaATATAAGTAGTATGTAATATGCTtcctataatttaattttttttttaaatatatgtatgtataaatggTAAATTGATTATACAAATACAAGTCGCTGGCCAAATACTATTAATGAAATCATAATGCTCTCCACTTgttctttaaatatattccTCATTCACGTACATACCCAAGCGACAGTTGAAATATCCGTGTTGGTATTGGAGGCGCAGGATTATGGTTTGTCGTAGATACGTGTAAGGATTTGTGTGAGTACAATAAATATATCCCATAGATGcatattatatgtttatatttaaattacaataaagaAGCATTATATTTGTACGATATACGTAATAAATAAGAGTTTTGAATCAAGAcaattgtgtatgtgtatgtatttgagTACATggtaaattttcaaatttctaATCGTTTAGTATGGTCATCGGCTGTACAAAACGCAAGGtacaatattattatgtatgtatttaataattatttatatgtatctttatgtatatatatatatatctgtttgaatattttaactCAAGCGCACTTAGGCCAAACTGAACATTCTCATAGTCTATATCTTTATATAAGTCTACAACTAATCGAAtgattatattaaatacaaactttCTTGAATTAACTTAACACtaactaattttgtttttttgcttttcgattcaatatttttttttgttggtttttagttctttttttcttttgtatggTTACATggtatttataatttcaagGGAGGCCTAATAAATAAGGACTGGATGCTCAAAGCGACCCTGCTACATATGCTGACAGCGCCTGGGGCGTGCGTGCTCTtgggggcggggcggggcggAACGGGCCTGCTGCGGCATTTTGTAACTACTAAACAtatcaatataatttatagtatatatatgtatatataatttttaataataattaggactacatgtttaaattaattgcaatttaaaaaaaagcaaacggGGAGCTAAAATTAACAAGCAATtcattttctgttttttttttgttttaactaatttttgcaatttttttgtgatttttttctagttttagtttttcttttttttttttttgtattcttttgttttgttgtaggTTTTGCTTTACGACGCTAGAGTCTATGTTATAAGAGTTTGTTGCCACGGAAGCAGAACACGTTGGCTCACTGAAAATAGTTGTAAAAACCCGTGGTGGCCTGACCCAACTCGCGTATGGCTGCAAATGGATCCTTCTCAAGCAGCTCATTGCCGCCCTGGGccgactttgctgctgccgattgctgctgctgctgctgttgttgttgttgctgttgttgctgctgctgttggttggaTGTTGCCGCCGCCAGTGGCCCTTGGCTGAGCACCGCTGCATATGTGGTAACTGAGGATTGCTGGTGgtgatggtgatgatgatgattcaCATTGTCAGCTGCTCCGCTTGCCGGCTGCGTCGCTAGCGAACCAAACAAGTCCATCTCATGCCCGCCTTTAAGTgcgttgtagttgttgtagtgCAGACCATGATTATGAGCATGTCCATGCTCAGACTTGCCCGCATGCTCGTTATTGACATTGTTGGCCTGGAACAAGGCCTCGATGAGATTGCTGCCAGACTCGAGTCCTGGAAACAGGCCCGGCatattgttgttatagttGTTCGCCATGTTCATGCCAACACCAActccattgccattgccggcGGCCATTGCCTGGCGGCGATAAAGCGGCACCGAGCTGTTGTGCAATCCGTTGGAGATGAGGCCACCGCCAAGGCCGCCGCTAGGGTTGTGGCTAATAAAGTTCGGGTAGGGCTTGTCGTtctgcaaattgttgccagcTGTTGAGTATGAGAAATTGAGATTTAGATGTGTACAAAGAGCTTTGACTGAGGCTTACTCACCGTTGTTCATAAAGCTGGGAACAgcgctgatgttgctgttgacagACGGATGAACAGGCGGCCCGGCCATGTGGTTGGCATACGGATTGggcggctgctgcggcggcggcaaatTCGGATTGGGACCTGACTTGGCAATGTTTGACTGCTGCATCATGGCAAAGAGtcgactttgttgttgctgctgctgctgttgttgctgctgctgttgttgctgctgctgctgttgttgttgctgctgctgctgatgttgcaaATCTGCGCCGTTCATGAGACCATTGGCCAGCGGCATGCCGGCGGCGGCTGAGTTTGCTGGTGCCGCACCCACCATGCCGAGCACGTCACGCAGTATGGGCTGAGATACTTCATTGGCACCGTTCATAATCGAGTTGAACACCAGATCGATTTGCTGATTAAAGTTGTCCAATGGCGGCGACGATTCGACCGCGCCCTGCggattctgctgctgctgctgcgagtaCATCATTGGGtactgctgacgctgctgcggACCCATCACTGCATGCGACGGTTGCGTCTTGTGCGCCTGCGGATGCTGCGGCGCATGCGGATGCGGCTGGTGaccctgttgctgctgctgcagcgaggCCATCACCTGGCGCAACATATCCCCAAACTTGTTGGCGGCCTCCTGGCCCAATGTCTCCAATAGCTTGAGGTACCACTTGTACTGCTCCTCCTTCGAGTTGAACGCCATCTCATAGATGCTAACAttcggcggcagcagctccagtGCGAGCGGAAAACGCAGCGCACTTGGCGACGGCTGCTTGCCGGCCGCATACATGAATGGAGCTggcggtggctgctgctgttgctgctgctgtggcggctgctgctgctgcggtacTGCTGCCTTGTcgtagttgttgtagttgctgccgGCGCCATTGTGGCGCAGATAGGGCGGCGGCACATTCTCCATGGGGCTCATCGGGCCGTTGGGCAAGCTGCTGCCACGTTGCATGGGTCCAGGCATGGACGGATGCACGTACAGATGATGCGGCGGTGGTTGGGGCTGTTGCGGCGGCTGGGCCTGTCCGTGGTTGTAGAGCGTCTTCTTGGCCAGATAGCCCAGCTCACTGGG
The DNA window shown above is from Drosophila busckii strain San Diego stock center, stock number 13000-0081.31 chromosome 3L, ASM1175060v1, whole genome shotgun sequence and carries:
- the LOC108601066 gene encoding tudor domain-containing protein 3 isoform X2, whose product is MELSKKLQACGWYLTDEGIKSIKTHLGVTGEPDPRKIIDEALNRDLREIGSGALPSKRDDINGTLGGRIVLQVLRVRNVSAPKSNEESNRSPRLLQLELSDGQNSVQAIELDPVPALSINVAPGTKIFFKAERLQLMHGFLLLRSDELQLLGGRVDALYEKWDFTRTMLKYTRSGRPVPGSTNPPPWIKFGQNSAQMEEPDRNFKSLQAASDKDKAAKENAEFTKMRNDAIAEASKPGPKKVFGGGGQYMADHNMKKILDKGYTKEEAKTALLATRNNLERALFNLKRGKDGQEAQAQAPLMRGRGERREGKRGATLKEEAEAAKPAANATLFDFLTTKLPTDALPETTKTSATANNKTTLGSKYTESNISMPEIKFQGSHDRSRFENNVSSSFAANRGGHYGSLSRGGGGGGGGGPRNRGGRDERPTRGRGTGYNERPGPPPAATTGAIRKQPQMYGKPEQMHSKPEQAHVKPEQTHGKQEQQHGKSVNRNAPDSATKQTAEPKSEPDVAPAKDTRNNNRGRGDNGQNRGRRNGPPPPKSSTSTNDDAARLTQALMPKIIEDTASLKISAPKRENNKRGGKQTGGQQSNRPQSDSQAQAAPVAVQAQKPMEKPKQAASRHQQQQHQQPKQTNERSQSSQLANGYTYDPSKIMGFQSKEANDFAMSLLKSQGVSIPNKQTPALMPQPAVVQAPPEQYGQMPGANWVWKPQDLCMAKYWDDGQYYEAQVTGVSATTCVVYFIGYGNHEEVLKSDILPITDEQNRPLSSQHQQSHRDDYQQQQSPFRGDRGNYQPQQQSHYRGDRESYQPQQQVYIPPHQRRN
- the LOC108599250 gene encoding H/ACA ribonucleoprotein complex subunit 2-like protein; its protein translation is MGKVKLEKADAGDVSIKVSGDVSIKEEETYDDKLLFINAIAKPMAGKKLSKKCYKLIKKAMKHKTFLRNGLKDVQTRLRKGETGICIFAGDVTPVDIMCHLPAVCEEKGIPYTYTPSRADLGAAMGVKRGTVALLIRQNEDYKDLYDEVKEELAGLTIPV
- the LOC108601066 gene encoding tudor domain-containing protein 3 isoform X1, yielding MELSKKLQACGWYLTDEGIKSIKTHLGVTGEPDPRKIIDEALNRDLREIGSGALPSKRDDINGTLGGRIVLQVLRVRNVSAPKSNEESNRSPRLLQLELSDGQNSVQAIELDPVPALSINVAPGTKIFFKAERLQLMHGFLLLRSDELQLLGGRVDALYEKWDFTRTMLKYTRSGRPVPGSTNPPPWIKFGQNSAQMEEPDRNFKSLQAASDKDKAAKENAEFTKMRNDAIAEASKPGPKKVFGGGGQYMADHNMKKILDKGYTKEEAKTALLATRNNLERALFNLKRGKDGQEAQAQAPLMRGRGERREGKRGATLKEEAEAAKPAANATLFDFLTTKLPTDALPETTKTSATANNKTTLGSKYTESNISMPEIKFQGSHDRSRFENNVSSSFAANRGGHYGSLSRGGGGGGGGGPRNRGGRDERPTRGRGTGYNERPGPPPAATTGAIRKQPQMYGKPEQMHSKPEQAHVKPEQTHGKQEQQHGKSVNRNAPDSATKQTAEPKSEPDVAPAKDTRNNNRGRGDNGQNRGRRNGPPPPKSSTSTNDDAARLTQALMPKIIEDTASLKISAPKRENNKRGGKQTGGQQSNRPQSDSQAQAAPVAVQAQKPMEKPKQAASRHQQQQHQQPKQTNERSQSSQLANGYTYDPSKIMGFQSKEANDFAMSLLKSQGVSIPNKQTPGQSMSISMAMSKPLPMPKPMAMPMPKQMPKPTPAKAPAPAITAPAKAPAPAITPLAKAPASAIIPLAKAANPAIRTHASAPAPAPAETAAPLIAMLDEAAGPAITAPATNLNLKQSSIHSAAALMPQPAVVQAPPEQYGQMPGANWVWKPQDLCMAKYWDDGQYYEAQVTGVSATTCVVYFIGYGNHEEVLKSDILPITDEQNRPLSSQHQQSHRDDYQQQQSPFRGDRGNYQPQQQSHYRGDRESYQPQQQVYIPPHQRRN